The sequence TTTtgaaagtggtcgaatttcggccaccgcaCGATCCTAGTATATATAAATAGTTGAAAATAGTAATTTTGCCCAACAATATATAAACAACAAGACTTTCTTGGATAAGAGAAACGGTacaatattcaattcaaatcaCATTTCGTCATAGTTTTGGACcaccgaaaatttaaaaaaatatgagctTTTTGATTCCGAAACCCGTTTCTCGACAGTTTGTATGCTTTCTGAGATATCGAGCATAATGAAAATGTCCAAAAtcatgtttgtaatttctacatttttcgtttgtatatacatatatccatctgtctgttgaactcaacattccgaagcccccaaataatttacacacatgattgatacataaaAAATCAGCTATAGTCCCGGTAAAGTTACCGTTAAAAATCGATccccaaatggctgagatacaaGCAACGGGCCAATATcgggaaaaacatttttaaccagatttttttcaaaaatttttagtttttaccaaaacatttttctttcaccaaaaattttatattttcccatgtacattcaacaaaaaataaaaactgctaTTAAATTCAGTACTTTTTCTGTTtaatagaaatgttaaaagttaaaaatacatacatatatttagttaaaaattaatgtttacacaattatatttttagccttgaaaatgatttcttaaaaataattaatatgtagtatataaaaaaagaacatttaCAAGAAATTATAATTACTAAATTAGGAAactgataaaatatttaaaattaacacaaatttcTATATTAATATTTACTACACAAACATTGTTTTACACTACACCATATCCATTTCTAAATCTGTATCACCTTCAGaatctaaaaattttcgtttCTCCAATGAAGTGCCATTAGTCGCATTTGCCTCACTTAGACTATTTATTGGTCGTACTTTGCCCAAATTGACAACAGGGCTTTGTGTATACAGATATATAGCATATGATACGACGGCAATAGCCAGGGCCGTATTAATATAGATCGGTATAGAGAACAGGAAATAACACAATACTGCTGTAAACATTAACTCCAAGGCACTggcaaatgtttttaatatagaattcatatattttaaaaagaaactcGTAACGATGCCAATAGCAGCGTTATTTATAATGATAATTATAACTTTAAAACGAAATATAGCTGTTAAACTATCTGCGGTAAAAGCTGAAAATAATTCACCCTTAATTAATAATATCACTACATTGCAGACAATTGAATCGAGATACATGAAAACATTCTGCACAAATATATTCACATCGGATCCCTTGTCCTTTAGCAAATACTCATTGTATACACCAGCTAAACAGGAGAATATCGTTTGTGCTAAGATCAGTACGGCAGAAatactaaaatcaaaaccattcatattttttccaCTCATAATTGATTGAAC comes from Calliphora vicina chromosome 2, idCalVici1.1, whole genome shotgun sequence and encodes:
- the senju gene encoding UDP-galactose transporter senju produces the protein MAVNWRELFPTKLTFLIFILYMSLFIGQGIFVTASQESNNSYSYNTVTVVLLTEVLKLIVSATLYCRENNLTSLVKDVRKDSNVMMLYFVPAFLYCLYNNLAFVNLSTFDPTTYYLLLQLRVVITGVLFQIIFKKYLSQRQWISLVLLTAGCMLKQLNFSGIYGTVDDEESNKSITKTSEDVQVQSIMSGKNMNGFDFSISAVLILAQTIFSCLAGVYNEYLLKDKGSDVNIFVQNVFMYLDSIVCNVVILLIKGELFSAFTADSLTAIFRFKVIIIIINNAAIGIVTSFFLKYMNSILKTFASALELMFTAVLCYFLFSIPIYINTALAIAVVSYAIYLYTQSPVVNLGKVRPINSLSEANATNGTSLEKRKFLDSEGDTDLEMDMV